In one Chelmon rostratus isolate fCheRos1 chromosome 7, fCheRos1.pri, whole genome shotgun sequence genomic region, the following are encoded:
- the LOC121609493 gene encoding solute carrier family 25 member 36-A, translating into MSQRDTLVHLFAGGCGGTVGAILTCPLEVVKTRLQSSSLTLYVSEVQLSTVNGASVARVSPPGPLHFLKLILEKEGPRSLFRGLGPNLVGVAPSRAIYFAAYSTAKEKLNGVLEPDSTQVHMVSAGMAGFTAITATNPIWLIKTRLQLDARNRGERRMSAFECVQRVYRADGLRGFYRGMSASYAGISETVIHFVIYENIKRRLLEAKSPQNMDDEEETSKDASDFVGMMLAAATSKTCATSIAYPHEVIRTRLREEGTKYNSFFQTLRTVPKEEGYRALYRGLTTHLVRQIPNTAIMMCTYELVVYLLNG; encoded by the exons ATGAGTCAAAGAGATACCTTGGTTCATCTGTTTGCTGGAGG ATGTGGGGGCACGGTCGGAGCCATATTGACTTGTCCACTGGAAGTCGTGAAGACCCGTCTGCAGTCGTCCTCGCTCACCCTCTATGTGTCTGAGGTTCAGCTCAGTACTGTCAATGGGGCCAGTGTGGCCCGTGTGTCCCCGCCAGGCCCCCTGCACTTCCTCAA ATTGATATTGGAGAAAGAAGGACCCCGCTCTCTCTTCAGGGGCTTGGGGCCTAACCTGGTGGGTGTGGCACCTTCTAG AGCAATCTACTTTGCTGCTTACTCCACTGCCAAAGAGAAACTGAACGGTGTGTTGGAACCCGACTCCACACAGGTACACATGGTGTCGGCTGGAATGGCAG gtTTTACAGCCATCACAGCAACCAATCCAATATGGCTCATAAAGACCCGTCTACAACTGGATGCTAG GAATCGAGGTGAGCGGAGGATGAGTGCATTTGAGTGCGTGCAGCGGGTGTATCGGGCAGATGGCCTACGAGGCTTCTACAGGGGTATGTCGGCATCCTACGCCGGCATCTCAGAGACTGTGATCCACTTTGTGATCTACGAAAACATCAAACGCCGCCTCTTGGAGGCCAAGTCCCCGCAGAACATGGACGATGAAGAGGAGACGTCCAAAGACGCTTCAGATTTTGTGGGGATGATGCTTGCTGCTGCCACTTCCAAGACCTGTGCCACATCAATCGCTTATCCTCATG AAGTGATCCGCACCAGGCTACGCGAGGAGGGCACCAAGTATAACTCCTTCTTCCAGACTCTAAGAACAGTGCCCAAAGAGGAGGGCTACCGCGCCCTGTACCGTGGCCTCACCACCCATCTGGTACGACAGATCCCCAACACCGCCATCATGATGTGCACCTACGAGCTGGTTGTCTACCTCCTGAACGGTTAA